A stretch of the Uranotaenia lowii strain MFRU-FL chromosome 3, ASM2978415v1, whole genome shotgun sequence genome encodes the following:
- the LOC129750903 gene encoding uncharacterized protein LOC129750903 codes for MLSQSVLFLMNLVVFTSCNSLEYENATELGPDEAAETAQSFLEAGLEGISINRITHRDQDIDSCHLIRTSIYEVQLLTSGETFEITTVTNTTNRQNCWNKDKLVALIAARKLNRVLKSRKDVFLKVANLEIIPVEDFLTNFSNMKQEDFYLFSATYSYKFDESNEPDQDFELIAFNIKMIDSGDEYLINTETVVGFDSSVDVKTRKTPYPPKVLLSLLGGGSYTNMRRLN; via the exons ATGCTCAGTCAATCGGTTCTTTTTCTTATGAATTTAGTGGTTTTTACCAGTTGTAATAGTTTGGAATATGAAAATGCTACCGAGCTTGGTCCAGATGAAGCTGCTGAAACAGCACAATCTTTCCTGGAAGCTGGATT AGAAGGAATAAGCATCAATCGTATAACTCATCGGGACCAAGACATCGACTCGTGCCATCTGATCAGAACATCGATCTATGAGGTTCAACTTTTGACGAGTGGGGAAACATTTGAAATAACCACGGTTACAAACACCACCAACCGTCAAAATTGCTGGAACAAAGATAAACTGGTTGCTTTGATAGCTGCAAGGAAGCTGAATCGTGTTCTTAAGTCGAGGAAGGATGTTTTCCTAAAGGTTGCTAACCTGGAAATCATTCCTGTGGAAGATTTTCTAACGAATTTTTCTAATATGAAACA AGAggatttttacctattttctgcAACATATTCTTACAAATTCGATGAAAGCAACGAACCGGATCAAGATTTCGAGCTTATAGCGTTCAATATCAAGATGATCGATTCGGGGGATGAGTATTTGATAAACACCGAAACAGTCGTCGGATTTGACTCGAGTGTTGACGTTAAAACCAGGAAGACTCCTTATCCGCCAAAGGTTCTACTATCTTTGCTCGGTGGAGGAAGCTACACCAATATGAGAAGATTGAACTGA
- the LOC129753357 gene encoding uncharacterized protein LOC129753357, with protein MVQPVCHRVEGGIVNGYDNDFVRKILRKHARKKHRSDATTLTPEKEESQRVSLPFYPKLTNGISQILLQHGLKTAYKSGNTLKDRLVSLKDKIPEEDRSGIYEIPCSSCPAIYIGQTRRKFTVRLKEHKNAVENGKINESSVAAHTTEFDHSVDWKKVKFRKFVRKTSHLNAWESMFISTAEKPLMNEDEPPIISPLFNLIKQKTA; from the exons ATGGTACAGCCGGTGTGCCATAGAGTGGAAGGCG GAATTGTGAATGGATACGACAATGACTTCGTTCGTAAAATTCTTCGCAAGCACGCCCGAAAAAAGCACCGAAGTGATGCAACAACACTAACACCGGAAAAAGAAGAATCGCAAAGAGTTAGTCTACCGTTTTATCCAAAATTGACTAACGGAATCAGCCAGATTCTTCTACAGCATGGTCTAAAAACCGCATACAAGAGTGGAAACACCCTCAAGGATCGTCTAGTCTCGCTTAAAGACAAGATTCCTGAGGAGGATAGATCCGGAATCTACGAAATTCCATGCAGCAGCTGCCCGGCTATTTATATTGGTCAAACTCGCCGTAAATTCACAGTCCGTCTCAAAGAACACAAAAATGCCGTTGAGAATGGGAAGATTAATGAATCGAGTGTTGCCGCCCACACAACAGAGTTTGACCATTCCGTCGATTggaaaaaggtcaaatttagGAAGTTTGTACGGAAAACATCACACCTGAATGCTTGGGAGTCGATGTTCATCAgcaccgccgaaaaaccgttgatGAACGAAGACGAGCCGCCGATCATTTCACCTCTCTTCAACCTGATCAAACAAAAAACCGCATAA
- the LOC129751497 gene encoding uncharacterized protein LOC129751497, whose translation MNIKGWLGVVLLLSIGFCASSPIDNKVFQERDPEGIEELLETLLKQSNETTLTDHQEKRQQVETGTLICESFHLLSASGEEYVIYSEVIYGPNNFETAEHFNTNSDDTAKLLLSLVGGGKVKNITIKRPQNNQL comes from the exons ATGAATATCAAAGGTTGGTTAGGTGTGGTTTTACTTTTGTCCATCGGTTTCTGTGCTTCTTCCCCGATCGATAACAAAGTGTTCCAGGAACGTGATCCGGAAGGTATCGAAGAGTTGCTGGAAACGCTCCTAAAGCAAAG caatgaaACGACCCTGACAGATCATCAAGAAAAAAGGCAACAAGTCGAAACTGGAACActgatttgtgaaagttttcatCTACTGTCGGCATCGGGTGAGGAGTATGTGATCTATAGTGAAGTGATTTATG GTcccaataattttgaaactgcAGAACACTTCAATACAAACAGTGACGATACCGCTAAGCTGCTTCTTTCACTCGTTGGAGGGGGAAAAGTCAAAAATATCACTATCAAGAGACCGCAGAACAATCAGTTGTAG